In the Plodia interpunctella isolate USDA-ARS_2022_Savannah chromosome 6, ilPloInte3.2, whole genome shotgun sequence genome, one interval contains:
- the LOC128671052 gene encoding uncharacterized protein LOC128671052: MLLLLVFIALAQARVRTFNITELIVPQVVPPGQAEVEIECRYDANFTLVNWFKGLNEFFRYKPGAAPSTKSFPVIGVGRVELIHCGPTACRLRLGSLTEDASGFYKCDIERDIAPYMYNTRSAYMQVYRHQHRQPVIEGLAEEFAEDEEMHAYCRGAPDAEIRWYINGREDQNMRGSPSLKRNASRLIFSGIPPIVTVQCAEMRYGNLTGSKEMKAKWKDHGTRDERPQEQQRNDAENIKAYTVFVLLSVLLSLKTIL; the protein is encoded by the coding sequence ATGCTCCTGTTGCTAGTCTTTATTGCGCTCGCACAAGCACGCGTGCGTACCTTCAACATCACGGAACTAATCGTACCCCAAGTAGTTCCTCCTGGACAAGCTGAAGTGGAAATCGAATGCCGATACGACGCGAACTTCACCCTAGTCAACTGGTTTAAGGGCCTCAACGAGTTCTTCAGATACAAGCCCGGTGCTGCTCCTAGCACCAAGTCTTTTCCAGTTATCGGGGTTGGGAGAGTGGAACTCATCCATTGTGGACCTACTGCTTGCAGACTGCGACTCGGTTCTCTAACAGAAGATGCGTCAGGATTCTACAAATGTGACATAGAACGTGATATTGCACCATACATGTATAACACGAGGTCTGCTTACATGCAAGTGTACCGTCACCAGCACAGACAACCCGTCATTGAAGGCCTGGCTGAGGAATTTGCGGAAGATGAGGAGATGCACGCGTACTGCCGTGGGGCACCTGATGCGGAGATCAGGTGGTACATAAACGGTCGTGAGGACCAAAATATGCGTGGATCACCTTCTTTGAAAAGGAATGCATCAAGATTGATTTTTTCCGGCATTCCTCCTATAGTGACCGTGCAATGCGCAGAAATGAGGTATGGAAACTTGACCGGTTCAAAGGAGATGAAAGCGAAATGGAAAGATCATGGCACAAGAGATGAGCGCCCACAGGAGCAACAAAGGAATGATGCTGAAAATATCAAAGCATACACAGTTTTTGTGCTTCTCAGTgtattattaagtttaaagACTATCCTATGA